Proteins from a genomic interval of Clostridium scatologenes:
- a CDS encoding TRAFAC clade GTPase domain-containing protein — protein sequence MNGISEVLEKIVKAFASICGIFVGIVQGFIKSSYSYFKGMKYIANNNYSVRAKEMFDEPAEEKYFFYEQYEDLKNSYYSAAAVNKGNILLYKKAEQENHCSLGRAKGALVSIYVFGNIFNIIYFFIHFIIITIISIPIYAFYFIIKTIESIKLKKKSLGTICTYCYSKFDIPYYLCPNCGRIHKNLVSGPYGILKRKCSCGEIIASANISGRHRLSAVCPVCLKKSEVKEIPSACIAFIGEEASGKTTFIYSIIHYLLNSKKWNVEFLDSMKKEGFNNVNEWSCNLENLKEHRILYNIFISSKENFIKKLLYIYDTKGENFNSISRIITQKYYKYVNALVFIVDPLCIDEVIEGEFVKNEFKELSSKNINDLLDRFIISMKKLCEIEADEKINVPIAVVINKMDLMDYNGTPIDFLKLVREEKFIRKVQYNFSNSEFFFTENLNSISNDIKVAEPVEWILNKV from the coding sequence TTGAATGGCATAAGTGAAGTACTTGAAAAAATTGTTAAAGCTTTTGCCTCTATATGTGGAATTTTTGTGGGAATTGTTCAAGGCTTTATTAAATCCAGTTATAGCTATTTTAAGGGTATGAAATATATAGCTAATAATAATTATTCTGTAAGAGCTAAGGAAATGTTTGATGAACCTGCAGAAGAAAAATATTTTTTTTATGAACAATATGAGGATTTAAAGAATTCCTATTATAGTGCGGCTGCTGTTAATAAAGGAAATATTTTATTATATAAAAAAGCAGAGCAAGAAAATCATTGTAGTTTAGGAAGAGCTAAAGGTGCATTAGTTTCTATATATGTATTTGGAAATATTTTCAACATAATTTATTTTTTTATACATTTTATTATTATTACAATTATAAGTATTCCTATTTATGCTTTCTATTTTATTATAAAAACTATTGAAAGTATAAAATTAAAAAAGAAAAGTTTAGGAACAATTTGCACATATTGTTACAGCAAGTTTGATATACCTTATTATTTATGCCCAAACTGTGGGAGAATTCATAAAAATTTAGTTTCAGGGCCTTATGGAATTCTAAAGAGAAAGTGTAGTTGTGGTGAAATAATTGCAAGTGCTAATATAAGTGGAAGACATAGACTTTCGGCGGTTTGTCCAGTATGTTTGAAAAAGAGCGAAGTAAAAGAAATACCATCAGCATGTATAGCCTTTATTGGAGAAGAAGCTTCAGGAAAAACAACTTTTATTTATAGTATTATACATTACCTACTTAACTCTAAAAAATGGAATGTGGAATTTTTAGATTCAATGAAAAAAGAAGGTTTTAATAATGTTAATGAATGGAGTTGCAATTTAGAAAATTTAAAAGAACATAGAATTCTTTATAATATTTTTATAAGTTCTAAAGAAAATTTCATTAAAAAATTATTGTATATATATGATACAAAAGGAGAAAATTTTAATAGCATAAGTAGAATAATTACCCAAAAGTACTATAAGTATGTAAATGCATTGGTTTTTATTGTGGATCCTCTATGTATAGATGAAGTAATAGAAGGTGAATTTGTTAAGAATGAATTTAAAGAACTTAGCAGTAAAAATATAAACGATTTGCTGGATCGTTTTATAATAAGTATGAAAAAGCTTTGTGAAATAGAGGCAGATGAGAAAATAAATGTGCCAATAGCTGTAGTAATTAATAAAATGGATTTAATGGATTATAATGGAACTCCAATTGATTTTCTTAAATTGGTGCGAGAAGAGAAATTTATAAGAAAGGTTCAGTATAATTTTTCAAATTCCGAGTTCTTTTTTACTGAGAATTTAAATTCTATTTCTAATGATATAAAAGTAGCAGAGCCAGTGGAGTGGATTTTAAATAAAGTTTGA